In Microcoleus sp. FACHB-831, the following proteins share a genomic window:
- a CDS encoding RNA-binding protein produces MSIYVGNLSYDVNQEDLSAVFAEYGTVKRVQLPTDRETGRLRGFAFVEMNAEAEETAAIEALDGAEWMGRDMKVNKAKPREDRGSFGGGGGGGGGGGGRRNDGFSRRY; encoded by the coding sequence ATGTCTATTTATGTAGGCAATCTTTCTTACGACGTTAATCAAGAAGACCTGAGTGCAGTTTTTGCAGAATACGGTACTGTAAAGCGCGTTCAGCTTCCCACAGACCGCGAAACAGGTCGTCTGCGCGGCTTTGCTTTTGTGGAAATGAATGCTGAAGCTGAAGAAACGGCAGCCATTGAAGCCCTTGACGGTGCTGAGTGGATGGGCCGCGACATGAAAGTTAACAAAGCTAAGCCCCGCGAAGACAGAGGTTCTTTTGGCGGTGGTGGCGGTGGCGGTGGTGGCGGCGGTGGTCGTCGCAACGACGGCTTTTCTCGCCGCTACTAA